In the Microcoleus sp. AS-A8 genome, CTTGTACAGTTTGGTGGTAAGTTCTCGCCACAAATCATGGTCTAGCACATCCTGGCTCATCAACTGTTCAGCCCGTCCCTGACTTGCAAGGGCAGAAAAGTTTATCTCTTGTACGCCCAAATTTTCTGCAAGTTGTACAAAGTGCAAACATTCAGGGGCATTGCGACGACTGAGAACAACTTCAATATTGACTCGAATCTTAGCCGCCAGCAATTCCTGAATACCAGCCAGCGTTTTTTGGAACGCCCCAGTCCCGCGAATAATATCATGGCTGTGTGCTGTGGCACCATCCAAAGACACACCAGCTACAGCCAGTTCTAATTCTGCCAATTGATGTGTCACTCCAGTTGTGATCAGAATTCCGTTTGAGCGCAACCCAATTCCGATATTGTGGGTTCGGCAGTGTGCCATTAGCTGAAATAAATCGTTTCGCACTAGAGGTTCTCCCCCAGCGAACACAATAAAAGAAATGCCAACTTCAGCTAGACGGTCAATAACGGCAAGAGCCTGTGCTGTATTTAGGCTGTGACGCTTGTAATTAACAACGTCATAACAGGTTGTGCAACGAAGATTACACGCATGGGTCACACCCCAAGTGACTGAATAAGGAAGGAGTCGTTCTTCTGGTAATCGATAGGGGGGTTCTATCGGGTTTTCCTCAGGGAATTCCTCAATATCGTAGTCTGGGTCTTCGAGTGGTTCATCATCAGGGTCAATATTGGGAAATTCTGAGGGTTCGGGCCAGCGTGTTGGCCAAGGACTGGGTGCGCCCATTGGTGATTCTCCTTTTGTCGTGCCAGCTTAATGCCTGCTACTCACTATCGAGACGATTGTCTAAAGAAAACGTATTCCATAACTCGATGCTAGATAAAAGTTTTTGTGTGTTCATAAGACGAGGGTCTTCTATCCGTTCTCTAAGCTTGGCAGCGCCTGTTGAAAATTTTTGCGCTTTCTGGATGTCTTCTTTTCGGAATAAGACCTCGGCCATTAGATGTAATGCGTTACCGTGTCCCCAAGCATAAGCCATATCTGGATCGCAGGCTAACTCCAAGGCGGTTTTTGCCTTTTTTTCAGCACTAACTAAATCCTGCCGTGATATGGCAATCCAACCAGCAGTAACGAGACAATCAATTTCATAGAGTTTAAATCCATGTGCTATCGCAGTTTTGTAGGCTTCATCAAGCGCATTTTCCGCTCCTGATAGCTGATTTTGGGCATATCTAAGTCTCGCCAAGCTAAGATGCGCCCAGCAATAAATTTCTTTTTGATTGGTTTGTTTCGCCCATTCTAGTGGATGTGCAAGATTCTGCTGTGCTAACTCATATTCACTCTTTAGTCGATAGACATCACTGAGCGCCAGTTCCGCATAGACAACCATGCTAGGCAAGTGATTGCTTCGGCGTGCAGCCCAGCGTTTTGAATAATTAAGAACTTTGAGAGCGGCATCGAGCTTGCCTAGACGAGTTAACAGGAGGGCGTAAAAGATAGCTGCTTGACCCGTTAGTGTACGGTGTCCCAGATCCAACTTATCTACATCTTTGGTTTCTTTGGGTATAAGCTGTCCCAATCTTTTTAGGCGCATTTTCGATGCTACTCGGTGATCAAACGGATCATCGCCGAGCTTGCTGAGACTAAAAGCTTCTGCCTGTTTAAAATCTGTCAGTGCTTGATGGACTTTGCTTTGCAAGGTTCGCGCTACAGCACGCCGAGCATAGGGATTAGAGCCACAATAAAGTCCCCTATCCCTACGATAGCAACGCTCACCTAGCCTTAACCTGCCAAATAAAATTTCTGATTGAGTGCCGCCCCCCATCGTAGTTAAGTCTGATTCATAAGCCTGTATCATGCCATCCGCGATTTGTTCGGCTTCCCGTAATTTGCCTGCCAGAACCAACACGTCACATAAATTCTGTCTGGCAACATATTGGTAGAGGCTTTTAGTTTCTCCGCCAGGATAATAATAGCTTTCGGAAGCAAATGCTAATTCTCGGAGTAGAGTTTCAGCTTGCTTTAATTCGCCCAGTTCCGTTAAAAATAGAGCGTGGTCATGTTTGATAGGTAAAATGCCAGATTCAGGACGATCTTTTGTTTGCGATTGCAGCCGATGTGAAATATCAGCTTGATGAAAGGGAGAAGTGAGGCGTAGACCCAATCGAAAATCTGTCTGATTTAAACCAATTTCTATGTAACCTCCTGTATAAAAACTGAATGCAAGCTCTGAAGCGTCCGACCCTAAAAATTCGTTAATAACTGCTTCCAGAATCTCAGCCTCGTTGATGCGGTTAGCTTGACCCTCGGCAAGATTTCGTAGGATAACTCCAACGCGCTCCAGCGCAAATTGATAATAGCGACAGAGGCTAATCAGGTTTAAAAGTTCTGCATCGGTGCCTTGAACGCCATAGGAACAAAGGAGCGCTTTGGCAGCTGTTGATTCGAGACGATTGATGTCCAATACCTACCTCCGTCGCGTTTATTTTCACCATTTTGCCTCTGATTTCAACTCTAGAATAACTAAAATGACTACTAAGGGACGAAGGCTATAGGTAGCTGGCAGCTGATCTTTAGATACGAAAATTAATGCGCTAAATAGGAAAATTAAGTACAAAAATCCGAACTTTCTCATAACCCTTTCTTTCTAGCCTGATTGGCTAAAAAATATCAGGAAAATGCTCACTAGAACATCGATTCATTAATGGTAGGGGCAACCTCCTCACTAAAGCTTCGGTCTTGGTTGCCCCGTCAAGGTTTTGGGGCTTTTCCCGGAGGCACTGCCCCTACGAAAAATCGTCATTTCGGCGATTACTGAATCGGTGTTCTAGAATAGGTTCCCGTTTTGGTTTTGCCCCAAGCCCGCCCAGTTATGGGATAGCTTCTTAGTATAGGAGAGGGAACACACCTGGGATTAGCATGGAAAGAGGGATACCTACCATGCGTTCTGCTTGATTGGTCTGAGTCTTGGTCGGAGTAGCTTTGGGGAGATAAAGATGGCTGTCAATTTACAGCGACCTATTTTAGTGGGAGGAGTTGGTCTATCGGTGTCACTCTGGCTGTTGCAGAGTTTTCATGACTCGGTAGGTCAACTGGGTGAGTTTGGGATGTTGGGTGCAGTCGCACTCGGCGCTGGTTTATGGT is a window encoding:
- a CDS encoding radical SAM protein, which codes for MGAPSPWPTRWPEPSEFPNIDPDDEPLEDPDYDIEEFPEENPIEPPYRLPEERLLPYSVTWGVTHACNLRCTTCYDVVNYKRHSLNTAQALAVIDRLAEVGISFIVFAGGEPLVRNDLFQLMAHCRTHNIGIGLRSNGILITTGVTHQLAELELAVAGVSLDGATAHSHDIIRGTGAFQKTLAGIQELLAAKIRVNIEVVLSRRNAPECLHFVQLAENLGVQEINFSALASQGRAEQLMSQDVLDHDLWRELTTKLYKASLTAKVAVSPSCALTGTCWSCVEPNITCDGWVTPCYLSKRKLFHILDTPPEDVKARLKEHRPATVNICGRKGWIKPEQIQ